A window from Urocitellus parryii isolate mUroPar1 chromosome 1, mUroPar1.hap1, whole genome shotgun sequence encodes these proteins:
- the Ttc23l gene encoding tetratricopeptide repeat protein 23-like — MQASPIYIPTVNNDIDWDSCFHRSQQTPIPAQQQTDELYPTYGSEESEEDPAVQEEEISTDYMSLPKEKLVQSQKKITQLIKEKLTIQANKELIRCVILSRIAFGEEHWKCAQALTNLAYGYLVLRGLPAQAKKHAESAKNILLTWKGNASSDKEKKEILEALIMLNYTLGVIWLLQNHGREAYFNLQKADRLMKELKGLTKRGICGCGLYVSEKDLTIALGRASLAIHRLNLALAYFEKVIGDVIATEGNDTSDLISLYEEIAQIEQLRRNHEQAIQYLKQAYSISVSSFTEVSPQTAEASALLAKAYAMSGKPQHRGR; from the exons GTCACAGCAAACCCCCATCCCAGCACAACAGCAGACAGATGAGTTGTACCCCACTTATGGGTCTGAAGAGAGTGAAGAAGATCCTGCAGTCCAGGAGGAGGAGATAAGCACAGACTATATGTCTCTTCCCAAAGAAAAACTAGTTCAGTCCCAGAAGAAAATAACTCAGCTGATTAAGGAAAAACTG ACTATCCAAGCAAACAAGGAGCTGATTCGGTGTGTCATCCTTTCTCGAATTGCTTTTGGGGAAGAACACTGGAAATGTGCACAGGCTTTGACCAACCTGGCTTATGGCTACCTGGTACTAAGAG GCCTCCCAGCTCAGGCCAAGAAACATGCTGAATCTGCCAAGAACATACTGTTGACCTGGAAGGGAAATGCATCCTCAgacaaggagaaaaaggaaatcctgGAAGCTCTGATCATGCTCAACTACACTCTGGGGGTGATCTGGCTCCTACAGAACCA TGGCAGAGAGGCCTATTTCAACCTGCAGAAGGCAGACAGACTAATGAAGGAACTGAAAGGATTAACTAAGAGAGGCATTTGTGGATGTGGATTATACGTCTCAGAGAAAGACCTAACAATAGCTTTGGGCAG AGCCTCATTGGCCATCCATAGGTTGAACCTAGCTCTGGCATACTTTGAAAAGGTAATTGGTGATGTCATTGCTACCGAGGGTAATGACACATCAGATCTGATTAGTCTCTATGAGGAAATTGCCCAGATTGAGCAGCTGAGGAGGAACCATGAGCAGGCCATCCAGTACTTGAAGCAG gcctATTCTATCTCTGTTTCTTCATTCACTGAAGTCAGCCCTCAAACTGCAGAGGCAAGTGCGTTACTAGCCAAAGCTTATGCCATGTCTGGAAAGCCCCAGCACAGGGGTAGGTAG